From the genome of Lentilactobacillus buchneri, one region includes:
- a CDS encoding aminotransferase class I/II-fold pyridoxal phosphate-dependent enzyme, with product MELDSINPYVLKVMPSAMRKFDHDISSDPKIIKLTLGEPNFNVPDHIKQAAIDAINHNESHYPYYWGYQPLREAASTYYQAKFGYHYSADQILVTVGATEAVASAVKTLFKPGDAVIIPTPAYPLYNALTTLNELNTILVDTSDDGFILTPAKVNQAIADHPDWDVKGLILTDPNNPTGVAYTEEQINALAPVLKKNGIWVISDEIYGELTYGQKHYSISKVLPDQTVVINGLSKSHAMTGYRLGLVFGPSGFIDEIAKVHQYTVTAAASIVQYAAIEALTHGQDDSKPMLKEYQKRRDFVAKEMAEAGFGVVHPGGAFYVFAKIPADLQMNSWDFVNTLAKEYHIGLMPGDPFGDNEYVRISYAASDEALAAAMKAVKQLVADHSAQTTE from the coding sequence ATGGAATTAGACAGTATCAACCCTTATGTGTTAAAAGTCATGCCGTCCGCAATGCGGAAATTTGATCATGACATTAGTTCCGATCCAAAGATTATCAAATTAACTTTGGGCGAGCCCAACTTCAACGTTCCCGACCATATTAAGCAGGCCGCAATCGACGCGATTAACCACAACGAATCTCATTATCCTTACTATTGGGGTTACCAACCGCTTCGTGAAGCTGCATCAACTTATTATCAAGCTAAGTTCGGCTATCACTATTCCGCTGATCAAATTTTGGTGACGGTTGGGGCGACTGAGGCCGTTGCTTCTGCAGTGAAGACCTTGTTTAAGCCTGGTGACGCCGTGATTATTCCTACGCCGGCCTATCCGCTGTATAACGCTTTGACGACCTTAAACGAGTTGAATACGATTCTGGTGGACACCAGCGATGATGGCTTTATTTTGACCCCGGCCAAAGTCAATCAGGCAATTGCCGACCACCCTGACTGGGATGTCAAGGGTCTGATTTTAACCGACCCGAATAATCCGACTGGCGTTGCTTATACCGAAGAACAAATTAACGCGTTGGCGCCTGTTTTAAAGAAAAATGGCATCTGGGTTATCAGTGATGAAATCTATGGCGAGCTGACATACGGCCAGAAGCACTATTCCATCTCAAAAGTTCTGCCGGATCAAACGGTCGTGATTAACGGGTTATCCAAGTCTCATGCCATGACCGGTTATCGATTGGGATTGGTATTTGGTCCCAGCGGTTTCATCGATGAAATTGCCAAAGTTCACCAGTACACCGTGACCGCAGCTGCGTCAATCGTTCAATACGCAGCGATTGAGGCGTTGACACACGGTCAGGACGATTCCAAACCAATGCTGAAGGAATACCAAAAACGTCGAGATTTTGTCGCCAAGGAAATGGCTGAAGCCGGTTTTGGCGTCGTTCATCCTGGCGGGGCGTTCTATGTTTTTGCCAAGATTCCAGCAGATCTGCAGATGAACAGTTGGGACTTTGTTAATACACTGGCAAAGGAATACCACATTGGCTTGATGCCAGGAGATCCATTTGGCGATAACGAATACGTTCGGATCAGCTACGCAGCCAGTGATGAGGCCTTGGCTGCAGCGATGAAGGCTGTTAAGCAGTTGGTGGCGGATCATTCAGCACAAACAACTGAATAA
- a CDS encoding DUF421 domain-containing protein, with protein sequence MFTYSDVALKLIVGFLFITILINLTGKGNLAPTSAMDQLQNYVLGGIIGGVIYNPAITMAQFLVILLLWALLIMVTRYLKTHIHWFGKFIEGEPITLVRNGQLLVENCIRANLSGKDVDFKLRTAGVYDIQDVKRAILEQNGQLTVLNKGEGSIRYPVIVDGQVDPDVLDLMGRDQQWLEDELAKQGFDNIRDVYWATYRENVLKVAAFPEK encoded by the coding sequence ATGTTTACATATTCAGACGTTGCACTTAAATTAATCGTCGGTTTCTTATTTATCACCATTTTGATTAACCTGACCGGAAAAGGGAATCTGGCACCGACATCAGCAATGGATCAGCTGCAAAACTACGTCCTTGGTGGCATTATCGGCGGTGTGATTTATAATCCGGCCATCACGATGGCGCAATTTTTAGTGATTCTATTGCTTTGGGCACTGTTAATCATGGTGACCAGATATTTGAAAACCCATATTCACTGGTTTGGCAAATTTATCGAGGGTGAGCCAATCACACTGGTGCGTAATGGTCAGCTCTTGGTTGAGAATTGCATTCGCGCCAATCTCTCCGGTAAAGATGTTGATTTCAAGCTGCGAACTGCCGGAGTGTATGACATTCAAGACGTGAAGCGGGCCATTTTGGAACAAAACGGTCAGCTGACGGTTTTGAATAAAGGGGAGGGTAGTATTCGCTACCCGGTAATCGTGGACGGCCAGGTGGATCCGGACGTCTTAGATCTCATGGGTCGAGACCAGCAGTGGCTTGAAGACGAGCTCGCCAAGCAAGGCTTCGACAATATCCGCGATGTGTACTGGGCAACCTATCGTGAAAATGTGTTGAAAGTCGCGGCTTTCCCTGAAAAATGA